In Halorubrum sp. BV1, the following proteins share a genomic window:
- the ppsA gene encoding phosphoenolpyruvate synthase, which translates to MAVLWLEDVDADDVGTVGGKAASLGELIGAGLPVPPGFTVTAGTYRAFIEESGIDDELFSAVDVDPEDSAALREAEETAEELILETPLPDEVRDEILERYRSMGGDDEAFVAVRSSATAEDLPDSSFAGQQETFLNVREADLIRRVKECWASLFTQRAIYYRQQRGFPHADVDIAVVVQRMVDADKSGVMFTSHPSTGDPQITIEAAWGLGEAVVSGTVSPDNYVYDRGRGAVDKVTVAEKKVEMVKDPETGETVQLDIEDDRRESRVLSDEEIDRLVTLGERVEDHYGTPQDVEWAIHDDEIFMLQSRPITTIQESDEADDTTADATSDGDTAGDSEADVLVDGLGASPGVVSGAVRIVHKLDHLDQVQEGDVMVTEMTMPDMVPAMKRAAGIVTDEGGMTSHAAIISRELGVPAVVGTGNGTRLLGDGREVTLDGDKGTIRAGTDDEAEPGEEFEPVEAARPETPVKPMTATEVKVNVSIPEAAERAAATGADGVGLLRIEHMVLSLGKTPERYIADHGARAYQDELIDGVRQVAEEFYPRPVRVRTIDAPTDEFRDLEGGDGEPNEHNPMLGWRGTRRSLDKPEPFRQELAAFARLLEMGYDNLEVMFPLVNDAADIEGIKRHMRESGIDPETNRWGVMIETPASALQIEDLAAAGIDFASFGTNDLTQYTLAVDRNNEHVAGRFDELHPAVLTLIGNTIETCRELGVDTSICGQAGSKSEMVDFLVEEGVSSISANIDAVRDVQHEVKRTEQRLLLDSVR; encoded by the coding sequence ATGGCAGTACTCTGGCTGGAGGATGTCGACGCCGACGACGTTGGGACCGTCGGCGGGAAAGCGGCTTCGCTCGGTGAACTCATCGGTGCCGGACTCCCGGTACCGCCCGGTTTCACGGTCACGGCGGGGACGTACCGCGCCTTCATCGAGGAAAGCGGGATCGACGACGAGCTGTTCTCGGCCGTCGACGTCGACCCCGAAGACTCCGCCGCTCTCCGAGAAGCGGAAGAGACGGCCGAAGAGCTGATCCTCGAAACCCCGCTCCCCGACGAGGTCCGCGACGAGATCCTCGAACGGTACCGGTCGATGGGAGGTGACGACGAGGCGTTCGTCGCCGTTCGGTCGTCCGCCACCGCGGAGGACCTTCCCGACTCGTCGTTCGCCGGACAACAAGAGACGTTCCTCAACGTCCGCGAAGCGGACCTGATCCGCCGGGTCAAGGAGTGCTGGGCATCCCTTTTCACGCAACGAGCGATCTACTACCGGCAGCAGCGCGGCTTCCCGCACGCCGATGTCGACATCGCCGTCGTCGTCCAGCGGATGGTCGACGCCGACAAATCCGGCGTGATGTTCACCAGCCACCCCTCTACCGGCGACCCGCAGATCACGATCGAGGCGGCGTGGGGGCTCGGCGAGGCGGTCGTCTCCGGGACCGTCTCCCCCGACAACTACGTGTACGACCGCGGGCGCGGTGCCGTCGACAAGGTGACGGTCGCCGAGAAGAAAGTCGAGATGGTCAAAGACCCGGAGACGGGCGAGACCGTACAGCTCGACATCGAAGACGACCGTCGCGAGAGCCGCGTCCTCTCCGACGAGGAGATCGATCGCCTCGTCACCCTCGGCGAGCGCGTCGAGGACCACTACGGAACGCCACAGGACGTCGAGTGGGCGATCCACGACGACGAGATATTCATGCTCCAGTCGCGCCCGATCACGACGATACAGGAGAGCGACGAGGCCGACGACACGACGGCCGACGCGACGTCTGACGGCGACACCGCCGGAGACTCCGAGGCAGACGTGCTCGTCGACGGCCTCGGCGCTAGCCCCGGCGTCGTCTCGGGCGCAGTCCGGATCGTGCACAAGCTCGACCACCTCGATCAAGTGCAGGAGGGCGACGTGATGGTCACGGAGATGACGATGCCGGACATGGTTCCGGCGATGAAGCGAGCGGCCGGCATCGTCACGGACGAGGGGGGAATGACGAGTCACGCGGCTATCATCTCGCGCGAACTCGGCGTGCCGGCGGTGGTCGGCACCGGCAACGGCACGCGGCTGCTCGGAGACGGCCGAGAGGTCACGCTCGACGGCGACAAGGGAACGATACGCGCCGGCACCGACGACGAGGCCGAACCCGGCGAGGAGTTCGAACCCGTCGAGGCGGCGCGCCCGGAGACGCCGGTGAAGCCGATGACCGCGACGGAGGTGAAGGTGAACGTCTCGATCCCGGAGGCCGCCGAGCGCGCCGCGGCGACAGGCGCGGACGGCGTCGGTCTGCTCCGTATCGAACACATGGTGCTCTCGCTCGGGAAGACGCCGGAGCGATACATCGCCGACCACGGCGCTCGGGCGTACCAAGACGAGCTGATCGATGGCGTCCGGCAGGTGGCGGAGGAGTTCTACCCGCGTCCGGTCCGCGTTCGGACGATTGACGCGCCGACTGACGAGTTCCGCGATCTGGAGGGCGGCGACGGCGAGCCGAACGAGCACAACCCCATGCTCGGCTGGCGCGGAACCCGCCGGAGCCTCGACAAGCCCGAACCGTTCCGACAGGAACTCGCCGCGTTCGCGCGACTCTTGGAGATGGGCTATGACAACCTCGAAGTGATGTTCCCGCTCGTCAACGACGCGGCCGACATCGAGGGGATCAAACGCCACATGCGAGAGTCCGGGATCGATCCCGAGACGAACCGGTGGGGCGTGATGATCGAGACGCCGGCGAGCGCGCTACAGATCGAGGACCTCGCCGCCGCCGGGATCGACTTCGCCTCGTTCGGAACCAACGACCTCACCCAGTACACGCTGGCGGTCGACCGCAACAACGAGCACGTCGCCGGCCGCTTCGACGAGCTTCACCCGGCCGTGTTGACACTCATCGGGAACACGATCGAGACGTGTCGAGAGCTCGGCGTCGACACCAGTATCTGCGGACAGGCCGGCTCGAAGTCGGAGATGGTCGACTTCCTCGTCGAGGAGGGCGTCTCCTCTATCTCGGCGAACATCGACGCGGTTCGCGACGTCCAACACGAAGTGAAGCGGACTGAGCAGCGACTCCTCCTCGACTCGGTTCGCTGA
- the mfnA gene encoding tyrosine decarboxylase MfnA: MQQPEPQSFDRVLSSMCTEPHPAAREAAERFLATNPGDPATYEAVAALEERAVELLATLADHPTPTDAAGYVTSGGTEANVQAVRSARNRHDASDVNVVVPESGHFSFYKAAELLGVELRTVPVDDDHRTQTDAVNAAVDASTALVVGVAGSTEYGRVDPIAALTDIAHDAGALMHVDAAWGGFVLPFTDHEWSFGDAAVDTLTIDPHKFGQAPVPAGGLLAREAAALDALAVDTPYLETRSQATLTGTRSGAGVAGAVAAMEALWPDGYRDAVKRASDNAGWLAAALGDRGYDVVEPSLPLVAAALPESEFDALREAGWKVARTASGALRVVCMPHVTRDGLRAFVADLDRIRD; encoded by the coding sequence ATGCAGCAGCCCGAGCCGCAGTCGTTCGACCGGGTGCTCTCTTCGATGTGTACGGAACCGCATCCGGCGGCACGAGAGGCGGCGGAGCGCTTCCTCGCAACGAACCCGGGCGACCCGGCCACCTACGAGGCGGTCGCGGCGCTCGAAGAGCGCGCGGTCGAACTGCTGGCGACGCTCGCTGACCACCCCACGCCGACCGACGCCGCGGGATACGTCACGTCGGGCGGAACGGAGGCGAACGTGCAGGCGGTCCGCTCGGCGCGGAACCGACACGACGCGAGCGACGTGAACGTCGTCGTCCCCGAGAGCGGCCACTTCTCGTTTTACAAGGCCGCCGAGTTGCTCGGCGTCGAACTTCGGACCGTTCCCGTGGATGACGACCACCGAACACAGACCGACGCCGTCAACGCGGCGGTCGACGCGTCGACGGCGCTGGTCGTCGGGGTCGCGGGCAGCACGGAGTACGGCCGCGTCGACCCGATCGCGGCGCTGACAGACATCGCACACGACGCCGGAGCGCTGATGCACGTCGACGCCGCGTGGGGCGGCTTCGTCCTCCCGTTCACCGACCACGAGTGGTCGTTCGGCGACGCAGCGGTGGACACGCTGACGATCGACCCGCACAAGTTCGGACAGGCACCCGTCCCGGCCGGCGGGCTCCTCGCGCGCGAGGCGGCGGCGCTGGACGCGCTCGCGGTCGACACGCCCTACCTCGAGACGCGCTCGCAGGCGACGCTGACGGGCACGCGGAGCGGGGCCGGCGTCGCCGGGGCGGTCGCCGCGATGGAGGCGCTGTGGCCTGACGGTTACAGAGACGCCGTCAAGCGGGCCAGCGACAACGCCGGGTGGCTCGCCGCGGCGCTCGGCGACCGCGGGTACGACGTCGTGGAGCCGTCGCTGCCGCTCGTCGCCGCGGCGCTTCCCGAATCCGAGTTCGACGCCCTGCGCGAGGCCGGCTGGAAGGTGGCGCGGACGGCGAGCGGAGCGCTCCGCGTTGTGTGTATGCCACACGTGACCCGCGACGGCCTCCGGGCGTTCGTCGCCGATCTCGACCGGATACGGGACTGA
- a CDS encoding 2,5-diamino-6-(ribosylamino)-4(3H)-pyrimidinone 5'-phosphate reductase gives MHVVVNAAQSVDGKLAARNREQLRISGTADFDRVDRVRAAADAVLVGVGTVLADDPHLTLDEEDRRVERLRNGRSGHPARVVVDSTGRTPTDARVLDDAATTHLLVSEGASTERREALAEAGAEVIVTGSDDGDRVDLASGVDALAERGIGRLMVEGGGEVIYSCFAAGIVDELHVYVGSMVVGGRDAPTLVDGEGFVEGFPTLELVGTERLDDGIVLSYDVDAAP, from the coding sequence ATGCACGTCGTCGTCAACGCCGCTCAGAGCGTGGACGGAAAACTCGCGGCCCGAAACAGAGAACAGCTCCGCATCTCTGGGACGGCGGATTTCGACCGCGTCGATCGGGTGCGAGCGGCGGCCGACGCGGTGCTCGTCGGCGTCGGAACCGTCCTCGCCGACGACCCGCACCTCACGCTCGACGAGGAGGACCGTCGAGTCGAGCGCCTGCGGAACGGCCGGTCGGGACACCCCGCTCGGGTCGTCGTCGACTCGACGGGACGGACCCCGACAGACGCGCGAGTTCTCGACGATGCGGCGACGACGCACCTGCTCGTCTCGGAGGGAGCGTCCACGGAACGCCGGGAGGCGCTCGCGGAGGCCGGCGCGGAGGTGATCGTCACCGGGAGCGACGACGGCGATCGCGTCGATCTGGCGTCGGGAGTGGACGCGCTCGCCGAGCGCGGGATCGGCCGACTCATGGTCGAAGGGGGCGGCGAGGTGATCTACTCGTGTTTTGCGGCCGGGATCGTCGACGAACTCCATGTGTACGTCGGGTCGATGGTGGTCGGCGGCCGCGACGCGCCGACGCTCGTCGACGGCGAGGGGTTCGTCGAGGGGTTTCCCACCCTGGAACTCGTCGGAACCGAACGGCTCGACGACGGGATCGTGCTCTCTTACGACGTCGACGCGGCCCCCTGA
- a CDS encoding coiled-coil protein: MVTKDEVIEQYDIEAMDEADNVDLSEDDLENGSKGQLIKRAGQLRDRRNELNQMASERASKRDDLNAKTREKVDEAQEHREKRDELNEQVQEHKDKRNELNAEANELFDEVEELKQDMELGSGKSIEELESEIEDLEFRQQTEVLDAEDERELIEKIDEKREKLAEKKEKVDDTSELDDLVEEAEEVRSEASQHHQKVTELADKAQEHHNQMIEAYREADDIRDEADEMHELFVEAQEAADQHHEDFVRVQKRLRELDKEEERERKDERAEKREEEKEEAEEIYQKFKEGETLDTEDLMKLQKTGLL; encoded by the coding sequence ATGGTAACGAAAGACGAAGTCATCGAACAGTACGATATCGAGGCGATGGACGAGGCGGACAACGTGGACCTTTCTGAAGACGACTTGGAGAACGGCTCCAAGGGGCAACTCATCAAACGCGCCGGTCAGCTGCGGGACCGACGCAACGAGCTGAACCAGATGGCCTCCGAGCGCGCCTCCAAGCGCGACGACCTCAACGCAAAGACCCGCGAGAAGGTCGACGAGGCCCAGGAACACCGCGAGAAGCGCGACGAGCTCAACGAGCAGGTCCAAGAGCACAAGGACAAGCGCAACGAGCTCAACGCCGAAGCCAACGAACTGTTCGACGAGGTCGAAGAGCTCAAACAGGACATGGAACTCGGCTCGGGCAAGTCGATCGAGGAGCTCGAATCCGAGATCGAGGACCTGGAGTTCCGTCAGCAGACAGAGGTCCTCGACGCGGAAGACGAGCGCGAACTCATCGAGAAGATCGACGAGAAACGCGAGAAGCTCGCCGAGAAGAAAGAGAAGGTCGACGACACGAGCGAGCTCGACGATCTCGTCGAGGAGGCAGAAGAGGTCCGGTCCGAGGCGTCCCAGCACCACCAGAAGGTGACTGAACTCGCGGACAAGGCCCAGGAGCATCACAACCAGATGATCGAGGCCTACCGCGAGGCCGACGACATCCGCGACGAGGCCGACGAGATGCACGAGCTGTTCGTGGAGGCACAGGAGGCGGCCGACCAGCACCACGAGGACTTCGTGCGCGTCCAGAAGCGTCTGCGCGAACTCGACAAAGAGGAGGAGCGCGAGCGCAAGGACGAACGCGCCGAGAAGCGCGAAGAGGAGAAAGAGGAGGCCGAGGAGATCTATCAGAAGTTCAAGGAGGGCGAGACGCTCGACACCGAGGACCTGATGAAGCTCCAGAAGACCGGCCTGCTGTAG
- a CDS encoding uracil-xanthine permease family protein has protein sequence MAGNEDENTFVQYGIEDKPPLGKSLLLGAQHYLTMVGANIAVPLILAGAMGMPDAVIPRFVGTFFVVSGIATLAQTTLGNRYPIVQGAPFSMLAPALAVIGVVTANPPEGIVAWRAALLQLQGAIIVAAFAEVAIGYLGLVGRLRRFLSPVVIVPVIVLIGLSLFNSPDITTATQNWWLVGLTLVAIVLFSQYLGAKSKVFQLFPVLLGIVVAWILAAALSVSGVIGPDAPGYVDLASVAAADPVHPIYPLQWGMPSVTPAFVIGMLAGIAASIVESIGDYHAVARLSGMGAPSSERMTHGIGMEGVMNVFSGLMGTGGSTSYSENIGAIGLTGVASRYVVQIGAALMILVGFVGYFGQLVATIPGPIIGGLYIAMFAQIVGVGLSNLKYVDLDSSRNIFVIGIALFSGLAIPEYLRSVGGAGAFQQGLAETALLGPLLGADVVANTVYVIGSTGMAVGGIVAFALDNSIAGTAAERGLTAWEDAAEEDEEFTSAYDRFVAEEETTRSD, from the coding sequence ATGGCAGGGAACGAGGACGAGAACACGTTCGTACAGTACGGGATCGAGGACAAACCGCCGCTCGGGAAATCGCTCCTGTTGGGTGCCCAGCATTACCTCACGATGGTGGGCGCGAACATCGCCGTCCCCCTCATCCTCGCCGGCGCGATGGGGATGCCGGACGCGGTCATCCCGCGCTTCGTCGGTACGTTCTTCGTCGTCTCCGGCATCGCGACCCTCGCGCAGACGACGCTCGGCAACCGCTACCCGATCGTACAGGGGGCACCGTTCTCGATGCTCGCGCCCGCGCTGGCCGTCATCGGCGTCGTGACCGCGAATCCCCCGGAAGGTATCGTCGCGTGGCGGGCGGCGCTGCTCCAGCTCCAAGGCGCAATCATCGTCGCCGCGTTCGCCGAGGTGGCGATCGGATACCTCGGGCTCGTGGGACGGTTACGGCGGTTCCTCTCCCCGGTCGTCATCGTCCCGGTCATCGTCCTGATCGGTCTGTCGCTTTTCAACTCACCCGACATCACGACGGCCACGCAGAACTGGTGGCTCGTCGGTCTCACGCTGGTCGCGATCGTCCTGTTCTCACAGTACCTCGGGGCAAAATCGAAGGTGTTCCAGCTGTTCCCGGTTCTCCTCGGTATCGTCGTCGCGTGGATACTCGCCGCCGCGCTGTCCGTCTCCGGCGTCATCGGACCGGACGCGCCCGGGTACGTCGACTTGGCGAGCGTCGCCGCGGCCGACCCGGTCCACCCGATCTACCCGCTCCAGTGGGGGATGCCGAGCGTCACGCCCGCCTTCGTCATCGGCATGCTCGCCGGCATCGCCGCCTCGATAGTCGAGTCGATCGGCGATTACCACGCCGTCGCTCGCCTCTCCGGCATGGGCGCTCCGAGCAGCGAACGAATGACTCACGGTATCGGCATGGAGGGCGTCATGAACGTCTTTTCCGGACTCATGGGCACCGGTGGGTCGACCTCGTACTCAGAGAACATCGGTGCCATCGGCCTCACCGGCGTGGCCTCGCGCTACGTCGTCCAGATCGGTGCCGCGCTCATGATCCTCGTCGGCTTCGTCGGCTACTTCGGTCAACTCGTCGCGACCATTCCGGGGCCGATCATCGGCGGCCTCTACATCGCGATGTTCGCACAGATCGTCGGCGTCGGGCTCTCGAATCTCAAGTACGTCGATCTCGACTCGTCGCGAAACATCTTCGTCATCGGGATCGCGCTCTTCTCGGGACTGGCCATCCCGGAGTACCTGCGGAGCGTCGGCGGTGCCGGCGCGTTCCAACAGGGACTGGCAGAAACCGCTCTGCTCGGTCCCCTCCTCGGTGCCGACGTCGTCGCGAACACCGTCTACGTCATCGGGTCGACGGGTATGGCCGTCGGCGGGATTGTCGCGTTCGCACTCGACAACTCCATCGCCGGGACGGCCGCGGAACGCGGCCTCACCGCGTGGGAGGACGCAGCCGAAGAAGACGAGGAGTTCACGTCCGCGTACGACCGCTTCGTCGCCGAGGAGGAGACGACCCGCAGCGACTGA
- the sppA gene encoding signal peptide peptidase SppA, translated as MERDPRSNGTDLLAAAAVGATAAVAGTRVVARLTRGRFGDAAEYNVAKVSVSGPITRDTGRPSPLSRPGGATADDIVEQIEAADDDENVEALLVELNTPGGEVLPSDDIRRAAAAFDGPTVAYATDLCASGGYWIASGCDELWARDASLVGSIGVVGSRPNAAGLADKLGISYEQFTAGEYKDAGVPLREIEDDEREYLQGIIDGYYEQFVETVSEGRDMDPEDVRETEARVYLGSDAADIGLVDELGTEDDVESRVESLIGSEPEIREFEPERGIAERLGLGAERVAFAAGNGVASVFTDGGGDVDVELR; from the coding sequence ATGGAACGCGATCCTCGCTCGAACGGGACGGATCTCCTCGCGGCCGCCGCGGTCGGCGCGACGGCGGCGGTGGCCGGCACGCGTGTCGTCGCGCGGCTCACCCGAGGACGGTTCGGCGACGCGGCGGAGTACAACGTCGCAAAGGTGTCCGTGTCCGGACCTATCACCCGGGACACCGGGCGACCCTCGCCGCTGTCGAGGCCGGGCGGAGCGACCGCAGACGACATCGTCGAACAGATCGAGGCGGCCGACGACGACGAGAACGTGGAAGCGCTCCTCGTCGAACTCAACACGCCCGGCGGGGAGGTGCTTCCGAGCGACGACATCAGGCGCGCCGCGGCGGCGTTCGACGGGCCGACGGTGGCGTACGCGACCGATCTCTGTGCGTCCGGTGGGTACTGGATCGCGAGCGGCTGCGACGAGCTGTGGGCGCGCGACGCGAGCCTCGTCGGATCGATCGGCGTGGTCGGCTCGCGGCCGAACGCGGCGGGGTTGGCCGACAAGCTCGGCATCTCCTACGAGCAGTTCACCGCCGGGGAGTACAAGGACGCCGGCGTTCCGCTCCGAGAGATCGAAGACGACGAGCGCGAGTACTTACAGGGGATCATCGACGGCTACTACGAGCAGTTCGTCGAGACGGTGAGCGAGGGCCGAGACATGGATCCGGAAGACGTCCGCGAGACCGAAGCGCGCGTCTACCTCGGCAGCGACGCCGCAGATATCGGTCTCGTCGACGAGTTGGGCACCGAAGACGACGTGGAATCGCGGGTCGAGTCGCTGATCGGTTCAGAACCCGAGATACGCGAGTTCGAGCCCGAACGAGGGATCGCAGAGCGGCTCGGGTTGGGCGCAGAGCGGGTCGCGTTCGCCGCCGGCAACGGGGTCGCAAGCGTGTTCACCGACGGTGGCGGCGACGTCGACGTCGAGTTGCGGTGA
- a CDS encoding DUF373 family protein, whose translation MTTLVICIDRSGAIGRATNVPMPVAGWEAVRSLVTDAGLSDPEDASVNCLLESLRVARDLRDEREESVVAVVSAESDSAVGADRSLAAQLDDLVDRYDPRAAIVVVDSAEDERVLPIVESRMPVDSVDRVVVRQARDIESTYYLLKQFLADEQLRSTVLVPFGVALLLLPALFYWFSAGAAVAGVAGLLGAALLYKGLAIDRVVAGAPERIREALYAGQVSVVTYVVAAGLALVGGFFGVLSASDLGPAEPTIVQAVEFAFAAVPWVAVAGVTAAVGRLLDELIRDEGIRTQYLNLPFVIVAVGLVVRGFAGYFLAQEAILDPFETAWFVVTPVQRLAAFIVGGIVVSLVGVKVASDVGTETLEEVIDADRDGK comes from the coding sequence GTGACGACGCTGGTCATCTGTATCGATCGCTCGGGGGCGATCGGCCGGGCCACGAACGTCCCCATGCCCGTGGCCGGCTGGGAGGCCGTCCGGTCGCTCGTCACGGACGCCGGGCTCAGCGACCCGGAAGACGCCAGCGTCAACTGCCTCCTCGAATCACTGCGGGTCGCTCGCGACCTCCGCGACGAGCGTGAGGAGTCGGTCGTCGCGGTCGTCTCCGCCGAGAGCGACAGCGCGGTCGGCGCGGACCGCTCTCTCGCCGCGCAGCTCGACGACCTCGTGGACCGGTACGATCCTCGCGCGGCGATCGTCGTTGTCGACTCGGCGGAAGACGAGCGCGTGCTTCCGATAGTCGAGTCCCGGATGCCCGTCGACTCCGTCGATCGCGTCGTCGTCCGGCAGGCCCGCGACATCGAGTCGACGTACTACCTGCTCAAACAGTTCCTCGCCGACGAACAGCTCCGGTCGACGGTACTCGTCCCCTTCGGCGTCGCGCTGCTCCTGTTGCCGGCGCTTTTCTACTGGTTCTCTGCCGGTGCCGCGGTCGCGGGCGTCGCCGGGCTGCTCGGTGCCGCGCTCCTGTACAAGGGCCTCGCAATAGACAGGGTCGTCGCCGGCGCGCCGGAGCGGATCCGCGAGGCGCTGTACGCCGGCCAGGTGTCGGTCGTGACGTACGTCGTCGCGGCCGGTCTCGCGCTCGTCGGTGGCTTTTTTGGCGTGCTCTCGGCGTCGGATCTCGGACCGGCGGAGCCCACGATCGTGCAGGCGGTGGAGTTCGCGTTCGCCGCGGTTCCGTGGGTCGCTGTCGCGGGCGTGACGGCGGCGGTCGGCCGACTGCTCGACGAACTGATCCGCGACGAGGGGATCCGCACGCAGTACCTCAACCTCCCGTTCGTCATCGTCGCGGTCGGGCTGGTCGTCCGCGGCTTCGCCGGGTACTTCCTCGCACAGGAGGCGATTCTCGACCCCTTCGAGACGGCGTGGTTCGTCGTGACGCCGGTCCAGCGGCTCGCCGCGTTCATCGTCGGCGGGATCGTCGTCTCGCTCGTCGGCGTCAAGGTCGCGAGCGACGTGGGA